From the Gymnogyps californianus isolate 813 chromosome 2, ASM1813914v2, whole genome shotgun sequence genome, one window contains:
- the COMMD3 gene encoding COMM domain-containing protein 3 isoform X1, giving the protein MELSAYAQGGWRLLGDPRRFPRRPYAALLRAAFRSLLDHPQAGLDDPDLKDIDPTVLKHCHAAAATCILEAGKQKADISAISTCLEDCKLDKERIEQFCTEYQKNKDALEILLGSIGRSPLHITDVSWRLEYQIKSNQLHKTYQPSYLVTLNVENSDSGSHPDVSFSCTMEQLQDLVGKLKDAAKSLERATQM; this is encoded by the exons ATGGAGCTGTCGGCGTACGCGCAGGGCGGGTGGCGGCTGCTGGGCGACCCCCGCCGCTTCCCCCGCCGTCCTTACGCCGCTCTCCTCCGCGCCGCTTTCCGCAGCCTCCTCGATCACCCCCAAGCCGGGTTGG acGATCCAGACCTGAAAGATATTGACCCTACGGTATTAAAACATTGCCATGCTGCGGCTGCAACGTGTATTCtggaggcaggaaagcagaaagccGACATATCTGCTATAAG CACATGTCTTGAGGACTGTAAACTGGACAAAGAGAGAATAGAACAATTTTGCACCGAATATCAG aaaaaCAAGGATGCCTTGGAAATCCTATTGGGAAG CATAGGCAGATCTCCTCTCCATATAACTGATGTGTCTTGGCGCTTGGAATATCAGATCAAG agcAATCAACTTCATAAAACTTACCAGCCTTCCTACTTGGTGACCTTAAATGTAGAG aacagTGATTCAGGATCACACCCAGATGTTAGTTTTAGTTGCACGATGGAGCAATTACAG GATTTAGTTGGAAAACTAAAAGATGCTGCAAAAAGTCTAGAAAGAGCGACTCAGATGTGA
- the COMMD3 gene encoding COMM domain-containing protein 3 isoform X2 has protein sequence MELSAYAQGGWRLLGDPRRFPRRPYAALLRAAFRSLLDHPQAGDSFILDDPDLKDIDPTVLKHCHAAAATCILEAGKQKADISAISTCLEDCKLDKERIEQFCTEYQKNKDALEILLGSIGRSPLHITDVSWRLEYQIKSNQLHKTYQPSYLVTLNVENSDSGSHPDVSFSCTMEQLQDLVGKLKDAAKSLERATQM, from the exons ATGGAGCTGTCGGCGTACGCGCAGGGCGGGTGGCGGCTGCTGGGCGACCCCCGCCGCTTCCCCCGCCGTCCTTACGCCGCTCTCCTCCGCGCCGCTTTCCGCAGCCTCCTCGATCACCCCCAAGCCGG tgattcatttattttagacGATCCAGACCTGAAAGATATTGACCCTACGGTATTAAAACATTGCCATGCTGCGGCTGCAACGTGTATTCtggaggcaggaaagcagaaagccGACATATCTGCTATAAG CACATGTCTTGAGGACTGTAAACTGGACAAAGAGAGAATAGAACAATTTTGCACCGAATATCAG aaaaaCAAGGATGCCTTGGAAATCCTATTGGGAAG CATAGGCAGATCTCCTCTCCATATAACTGATGTGTCTTGGCGCTTGGAATATCAGATCAAG agcAATCAACTTCATAAAACTTACCAGCCTTCCTACTTGGTGACCTTAAATGTAGAG aacagTGATTCAGGATCACACCCAGATGTTAGTTTTAGTTGCACGATGGAGCAATTACAG GATTTAGTTGGAAAACTAAAAGATGCTGCAAAAAGTCTAGAAAGAGCGACTCAGATGTGA
- the BMI1 gene encoding polycomb complex protein BMI-1, whose protein sequence is MHRTTRIKITELNPHLMCVLCGGYFIDATTIIECLHSFCKTCIVRYLETSKYCPICDVQVHKTRPLLNIRSDKTLQDIVYKLVPGLFKNEMKRRRDFYAAHPSADAANGSNEDRGEVADEDKRIITDDEIISLSIEFFDQNRLERKGNKEKEKSKEEVNDKRYLRCPAAMTVMHLRKFLRSKMDIPNTFQIDVMYEEEPLKDYYTLMDIAYIYTWRRNGPLPLKYRVRPTCKRMKISHQREGLNNSGELESDSGSDKASSPAGGIPSTSSCLPSPSTPVQSPHPQFPHISSTMNGTSSSPSSNHQSSFTNRARKTSINGSSATSSG, encoded by the exons ATGCACCGAACAACCAGAATCAAAATAACCGAGCTAAACCCCCATCTCATGTGCGTGCTCTGCGGCGGGTACTTCATTGATGCAACAACCATCATAGAGTGCCTCCACTCCT TCTGTAAGACCTGTATCGTGCGTTACTTGGAGACCAGCAAGTATTGTCCTATCTGTGATGTCCAAGTTCACAAAACTCGACCGCTTTTGAATATAAG gtCAGATAAAACTCTCCAAGATATTGTATACAAGCTAGTACCAGGCCTTTTCAAAA atgaaatgaaaagaagaaggGATTTTTATGCTGCTCATCCGTCGGCTGATG CTGCCAATGGCTCTAATGAAGACAGGGGAGAAGTGGCTGACGAAGACAAAAGAATTATAACAGACGACGAGATAATAAGCTTATCCATTGAATTCTTTGACCAGAATAG ACTGGAACgaaaaggaaataaggagaaagaaaaatcaaaggaagaG GTGAATGACAAAAGATACTTACGCTGCCCAGCAGCAATGACAGTGATGCATCTAAGAAAGTTCCTGCGGAGTAAAATGGATATACCTAACACCTTCCAG ATCGATGTGATGTATGAAGAGGAGCCCCTGAAGGACTACTACACCCTAATGGATATTGCCTACATCTATACCTGGAGGCGG AACGGGCCTCTCCCCCTGAAATACCGGGTCCGACCTACTTGCAAGAGGATGAAGATCAGTCACCAGAGGGAAGGCTTGAATAATAGCGGGGAGCTGGAAAGTGACTCTGGGAGCGACAAGGCGAGCAGCCCGGCGGGAGGCatcccctccacctcctcctgttTGCCCAGTCCCAGCACGCCGGTCCAGTCTCCTCACCCCCAGTTCCCCCACATCTCCAGCACCATGAAcggcaccagcagcagccccagcagtaACCACCAGTCCTCCTTTACCAACAGAGCACGGAAAACGTCGATAAATGGCTCCTCGGCCACTTCATCTGGTTGA